A window of Malania oleifera isolate guangnan ecotype guangnan chromosome 5, ASM2987363v1, whole genome shotgun sequence contains these coding sequences:
- the LOC131155014 gene encoding cyclin-dependent kinase F-4, which translates to MERYKIIKEVGDGTFGSVWRAINKRTGEIVAIKKMKKKYYAWEECINLREVKSLRKMNHPNIVKLKEVIRENDILYFVFEYMECNLYQLMMDRGKALFSEAEVRNWCFQVFQGLAYMHQKGYFHRDLKPENLLVTKDIIKIADFGLAREISSEPPYTEYVSTRWYRAPEVLLQSSVYYSSVDMWAMGAIVAELFTLRPLFPGLSEADEIYKICSVIGSPTQYSWPEGLNLAKAINYQFPQFSAADLSALIPSASEDAISLIRSLCSWDPGKRPTALEALQHPFFQSCFYVPPSLRSRTTAGRTPPSVGIRACPEQKCMRRYPGVLANSKPVGTLPSAKLNALSTGVQRKLEMDSLDANKNDKSLKSSAKLPKYRPPARNSPTSNYMGRNMSRVSEAAEKLANMTVSSGMQSMRRRQQQQQPLAPPMKAGGWHGPSDLLLGRSQEIQPGRTFTRKVVG; encoded by the exons ATGGAGAG GTACAAGATAATTAAGGAAGTTGGTGATGGAACATTTGGGAGTGTTTGGCGAGCTATAAATAAGCGAACTGGTGAAATT GTTGCAattaagaaaatgaagaaaaaatattatGCCTGGGAGGAATGCATAAATTTGAGAGAAGTGAAG TCATTAAGGAAGATGAACCATCCAAATATTGTGAAGCTCAAGGAAGTCATTAGGGAAAATGACATCTTGTATTTTGTATTTGAATACATG GAATGCAACCTGTACCAACTTATGATGGACAGGGGAAAAGCACTTTTCTCAGAAGCTGAAGTCAGAAATTGGTGCTTCCAAGTATTTCAGGGCCTTGCCTACATGCACCAAAAGGGATATTTCCATCGTGACCTTAAGCCAG AGAACTTGCTAGTTACGAAGGATATAATAAAAATTGCTGATTTTGGTCTTGCTCGGGAAATCAGTTCTGAACCACCATACACGGAGTATGTCTCAACGCGTTG GTATCGAGCCCCTGAAGTGCTGCTTCAGTCATCTGTTTATTATTCTTCAGTCG ATATGTGGGCGATGGGTGCTATCGTGGCTGAATTGTTCACACTTCGCCCACTTTTCCCGGGATTGag TGAAGCAGATGAAATTTACAAAATATGCAGTGTAATTGGCAGTCCAACCCAGTATTCATGGCCTGAGGGCCTGAATCTTGCTAAAGCTATCAATTATCAATTCCCTCAG TTTTCTGCTGCTGATCTCTCTGCATTGATACCATCAGCCAGTGAGGATGCAATCAGCCTTATCAGA TCTCTTTGTTCATGGGATCCTGGCAAGAGGCCAACAGCGCTCGAGGCCCTTCAGCATCCTTTCTTCCAG AGTTGTTTTTATGTTCCACCATCCCTTCGCTCTCGAACTACTGCTGGCCGGACACCGCCATCTG TTGGAATAAGGGCATGTCCAGAGCAGAAATGCATGAGGAGATATCCTGGGGTGTTAGCTAATTCAAAGCCTGTGGGCACCTTGCCATCTGCAAAATTAAATGCATTGAGTACAG GTGTGCAACGCAAATTGGAAATGGATAGTTTG GATGCTAATAAGAATGATAAATCATTGAAGAGCTCTGCCAAGCTTCCAAAATATCGACCACCTGCCAGGAACAGTCCAA CCTCAAATTACATGGGTAGGAACATGAGCAGAGTGTCGGAAGCGGCTGAGAAGTTGGCTAACATGACAGTGAGTTCTGGCATGCAGTCGATGAGGCGgcggcagcagcagcagcagccacTGGCGCCTCCTATGAAGGCCGGAGGATGGCATGGCCCATCTGACTTGTTACTCGGAAGATCTCAAGAGATACAACCTGGCAGAACTTTTACCAGGAAGGTCGTGGGATGA